The Diceros bicornis minor isolate mBicDic1 chromosome 15, mDicBic1.mat.cur, whole genome shotgun sequence genome has a window encoding:
- the TTC14 gene encoding tetratricopeptide repeat protein 14 → MDRDLLRQSLNYHGPSLLSLLRSEQQDNPHFRSLLGSAAEPARGPPPQQQLQGRKEKRVDNSEIQKFISKKADLLFALSWKSDAPATSDVNEDNEDHYAVMPPLEQFMEIPSMDRRELFFRDIERGDIVIGRISSIREFGFFMVLICLGSGIMRDISHLEITALCPLRDVPSHSNHGDPLSYYQTGDIIRAGIKDIDRYHEKLAVSLYSSSLPPHLSGIKLGVISSEELPLYYRRSVELNSNSLESYENIMQSSLGFANPGVVEFLLGKLGIDESNPPSLMRGLQSKNFSEDDFASALRKKQSASWALKCVKIGVDYFKVGRHVDAMNEYNKALEIDKQNVEALVARGALYATKGSLNKAIEDFELALENCPTHRNARKYLCQTLVERGGQLEEEEKFLNAESYYKKALALDETFKDAEDALQKLHKYMQKSLELREKQAEKEEKQKTKKIETSAEKLRKLLKEEKRLKKKRRKSTSSSSISSADESVSSSSSSSSSGHKRHKKHKRNRSESSRSSKRHSAKASSNQIDQNRKDECFPVPTNTSASFLNQKQEVEKLLEKQDRLPYQKKQVKEKDRCPLSSSSVEIPDDFGGRSEDPRDFYNSCKTQAGSSKTEKPYKSDRHFSSRRDTSDSFSGNSEDKIKVHGYRRFEKDTEGRKEHYRRWEPGSVRYSTSPASSDYSWKSVEKYKKYTYSGSRDFSRHEQRYQLNKNQGEYEREDNYEEDIKTEVPEEDGLNIKEQSESGVKKNLPQNLLNIFNQIAAFEKEKGSKPKN, encoded by the exons ATGGACCGGGACCTTCTGCGGCAGTCACTGAATTACCACGGGCCGTCATTGCTCTCCCTGCTCCGGAGCGAACAGCAAGACAATCCGCACTTCCGGAGCCTCCTGGGTTCGGCGGCCGAGCCTGCCCGGGGCCCGCCGCCCCAGCAGCAGTTACAGGGCAG aaaagagaagagagttgACAACAGTGAAATACAAAAATTCATTTCCAAAAAAGCGGATCTGCTTTTTGCACTTTCCTGGAAATCAGATGCACCTGCAACTTCTGACGTTAATGAAGACAACGAAG aTCATTATGCAGTCATGCCACCTTTAGAGCAATTCATGGAGATCCCTAGTATGGACCGGAGAGAGTTGTTTTTTCGAGATATTGAGCGTGGTGATATAGTGATTGGAAGAATTAGTTCCATTCGGGAATTTGGGTTTTTCATGGTATTGATTTGTTTAGGCAGTGGCATCATGAGAGATATATCCCACTTAGAAATCACA GCTCTTTGTCCATTAAGAGATGTGCCTTCTCACAGTAACCATGGAGATCCTTTATCATATTACCAAACTGGTGACATCATTCGAG ctgGAATCAAGGATATTGACAGATACCATGAAAAGCTTGCAGTATCTCTATATAGCTCATCTCTTCCACCACACCTATCTGGTATTAAATTAGGTGTAATTAGTTCTGAAGAGCTTCCTTTGTACTACAG gagGAGTGTTGAACTAAATAGCAATTCTTTGGAATCCTACGAAAATATCATGCAGAGTTCTTTGGGATTTGCTAATCCAGGAGTAGTTGAATTCCTTCtaggaaaactaggaatagatgaATCTAATCCACCATCTTTAATGAGAGGCCTCCAAAG caAAAATTTCTCTGAAGACGACTTTGCTTCTGCATTAAGAAAGAAACAGTCTGCATCTTGGGCTTTAAAATG TGTGAAGATTGGAGTTGATTATTTTAAGGTTGGACGCCACGTGGACGCTATGAATGAATACAATAAGGCTCTGgaaatagacaaacaaaatgtggaagCTTTGGTAGCTCGTGGAGCGTT ATATGCAACAAAAGGAAGTCTGAACAAAGCTATAGAAGATTTCGAGCTTGCACTGGAAAACTGTCCAACTCACAGGAATGCAAGGAAATACCTCTGCCAGACACTTGTAGAAAGAGGAGGGCA gttagaagaagaagaaaagtttttaaatgcTGAAAGTTACTATAAGAAAGCTTTGGCTTTGGATGaaactttcaaagatgcagaggATGCTTTGCAGAAGCTTCATAAATATATGCAG AAATCTTTGGAATTAAGAGAAAAACaagctgaaaaggaagaaaagcagaaaacaaagaaaatagaaacaagtGCAGAAAAGTTGCGTAAGctcttaaaagaggagaaaag gctgaagaagaaaagaagaaaatcaacttCTTCTTCAAGTATTTCTTCTGCTGATGAATCAGTTTCTTCTTCatcatcctcttcctcttctggtcACAAAAGGCATAAGAAACATAAGAGGAACCGTTCAGAGTCTTCTCGAAGTTCCAAAAGGCATTCAGCTAAGGCATCATCAAATCAGATAGATCAGAATAGGAAAGATGAGTGCTTCCCAGTTCCAACCAATACTTCAGCATCTTTCCTTAACCAAAAACAAGAAgtggaaaaactactggaaaagCAGGATAGGTTACCATatcaaaagaaacaggtaaaagagaaagatAGATGCCCTCTCTCTTCATCTTCAGTTGAAATTCCGGATGATTTTGGAGGTAGGTCTGAAGATCCAAGAGATTTTTATAATAGCTGTAAAACTCAGGCAGGTAGTAGCAAAACAGAAAAGCCATATAAATCagacagacatttttccagtAGAAGAGATACCTCAGATTCCTTCTCTGGGAATTCAGAGGACAAGATAAAAGTTCATGGTTATAGAAGATTTGAAAAAGAtacagagggaagaaaagagcACTACAGAAGGTGGGAGCCAGGTTCCGTGAGGTATTCCACTTCACCAGCAAGCTCAGACTACTCTTGGAAGTcagttgaaaaatacaaaaagtatACTTACTCTGGATCACGTGATTTCAGTAGACATGAGCAAAGatatcaattaaataaaaatcaaggAGAATATGAAAGAGAGGATAATTACGAGGAGGATATTAAAACAGAGGTTCCAGAAGAAGATGGACTAAATATCAAAGAGCAGTCAGAAAgtggagttaaaaaaaatttacctcAAAATTTACTCAATATATTTAATCAGATAGCTgcatttgagaaagaaaagggaagtaaGCCAAAAAATTAA